One window of the Salvia splendens isolate huo1 chromosome 1, SspV2, whole genome shotgun sequence genome contains the following:
- the LOC121743023 gene encoding germin-like protein subfamily 3 member 2, translating to MLLKITAMLALLLYTCLLVSASDSDPLQDFCIPRPELLPLFVSCKNSSLVTVDDFVYSGIKVSGDASKTGFSSIPVSASAFPGLNTLGMSLVRADFEPGGINVPHYHPRATEVAFVVEGRIYSGFVDSENRVFAKVLDKGEVMVFPKGLLHFQMNVGEAQATIIGSFNSQNPGLVRIPSAVFGSAIKEELLEKVFGLNDRELAKLRKKLLTIKV from the coding sequence atgttgttaAAAATAACAGCAATGCTTGCTCTTCTCCTGTACACATGCCTCCTAGTCTCAGCTTCTGATTCAGATCCACTGCAAGATTTCTGCATCCCCAGACCCGAACTCTTGCCCCTCTTTGTCTCCTGCAAGAACTCATCCCTTGTCACGGTTGATGACTTCGTATACTCTGGCATAAAAGTTTCAGGAGACGCGAGCAAGACGGGATTCTCGTCCATCCCAGTTAGTGCAAGCGCCTTCCCTGGTCTCAACACATTAGGCATGTCCCTTGTCCGTGCAGACTTTGAGCCCGGTGGCATCAACGTGCCACACTATCATCCACGAGCAACTGAGGTAGCATTCGTGGTGGAGGGAAGAATCTATTCGGGCTTTGTGGATTCAGAGAACCGCGTATTTGCTAAGGTTCTTGACAAGGGAGAGGTCATGGTGTTTCCTAAAGGTTTGCTGCATTTCCAGATGAATGTAGGCGAGGCACAGGCCACCATCATTGGGAGCTTCAACAGCCAGAATCCTGGTTTGGTGAGAATCCCATCTGCTGTGTTTGGATCGGCCATTAAAGAAGAGCTTTTGGAGAAGGTCTTTGGATTGAATGATAGGGAATTGGCTAAGTTGAGGAAGAAACTTCTTACTATTAAGGTATAG
- the LOC121796127 gene encoding cytochrome c oxidase assembly protein COX15-like — MIDNRLLLLLRKSRSVALKFSSSNSPRCNTFSPHFQLSVEPQSRFYSSFQRIIPGASVTRSLVGRGLIRSLLQNDFKNFCKPSFRNFSTSASISSKNTGGVKLLVTAGPKAQKAVGIWLFVSAAWVFSMVVLGGVTRLTRSGLSMTDWKFTGGLPPMSDDEWLVEFEKYKQSPEYKRINKGMNLDDFKFIYWMEYAHRMWGRALGIMFALPFSYFLRKGYITVGLGLRLSGLFALGAGQGLIGWWMVKSGLEEPPSEYTEPRVSPYRLAAHLTSAFAIYTGLFWTALSVVMPEPLAAESRVWIQGAAKVKRIALPVSILVGITAVSGAFVAGNDAGRAYNTFPKMGDTWIPDDVLVLKPLIRNFFENTATVQLDHRILATASLCAIGGLWLYTRKLDLHPAIRSLIGSTMGMAALQVTLGVTTLLSYVPVSLGSAHQAGALTLLTFMILLNHTLRRPSLQLLKTLPSVVKAP, encoded by the exons ATGATCGATAATCGATTGCTTCTACTGCTACGAAAGTCCAGATCCGTAGCCCTCAAATTTTCCTCATCAAATTCCCCAAGATGCAATACATTTTCCCCACATTTTCAACTCTCAGTTGAGCCACAATCCAGATTTTATTCCTCGTTTCAAAGAATTATCCCTGGAGCCTCGGTCACACGAAGCTTAGTCGGCCGTGGTTTAATAAGATCGTTGCTTCAAAATGATTTTAAg AACTTTTGTAAACCCTCATTCAGAAATTTCTCCACTTCGGCATCTATTTCTTCAAAAAACACCGGAGGAGTGAAGCTTCTGGTCACTGCTGGGCCCAAAGCTCAGAAAGCAGTTGGTATTTGGCTTTTTGTATCCGCTGCTTGGGTCTTCAGTATGGTGGTACTTGGCGGTGTCACTAGGCTGACTAGATCCGGCCTTTCAATGACTGATTGGAAATTCACTGGTGGTCTTCCTCCTATGTCGGATGATGAATGGCTAGTCGAATTTGAAAAATACAAGCAATCACCTGAATACAAACG AATAAATAAAGGGATGAATCTTGATGATTTTAAGTTCATATATTGGATGGAGTATGCCCACCGCATGTGGGGAAGAGCATTGGGCATAATGTTTGCGCTTCCTTTCTCGTACTTCCTCCGAAAAGGATATATTACAGTCGGACTGGGACTTAGGCTCTCTGGACTATTTGCTCTTGGTGCTGGACAGGGACTAATTGGGTGGTGGATGGTCAAGAGTGGTTTAGAG GAACCCCCCTCTGAGTATACTGAACCACGAGTGAGCCCTTACCGCCTTGCAGCTCATTTGACCTCAGCATTTGCTATTTACACTGGGTTGTTTTGGACTGCTCTTTCTGTTGTTATGCCCGAACCCCTTGCAGCAGAATCCAGAGTGTGGATTCAGGGGGCAGCGAAAGTCAAGCGTATTGCACTTCCTGTTAGCATTCTAGTTGGGATCACCGCTGTGTCGGGAGCATTTGTTGCTGGCAATGATGCA GGCCGTGCCTATAATACTTTCCCAAAGATGGGTGACACATGGATTCCGGATGATGTACTGGTCCTGAAGCCGCTGATACGCAATTTCTTTGAGAATACCGCAACAGTGCAG CTCGACCATCGAATACTTGCTACTGCATCATTATGCGCTATTGGTGGCTTGTGGTTGTATACAAGGAAACTCGATCTACATCCTGCAATACGGTCTTTGATAGGAAGCACAATGGGTATGGCTGCCCTTCAG GTTACCTTGGGGGTTACAACTCTTCTATCATATGTCCCAGTTTCACTAGGCTCTGCCCATCAAGCTGGAGCTCTAACTCTTCTAACCTTTATGATTCTTCTCAACCACACTCTGCGTCGGCCTTCGTTGCAACTTCTCAAGACTCTCCCTTCTGTTGTGAAAGCACCCTAG